The Parcubacteria group bacterium genome has a window encoding:
- a CDS encoding ribonuclease HII — MKIATFEKEKAYGDAGYEMIVGVDEVGRGPLAGPVVTAACVIKDVAHIACDTDRDKRWDLIRDSKLLSEKQRKEVYAFIEEFFYIGIGLSTPDTIDRINILQATFLAMKKAVVDLERVIDKACAYADAQRMIVLIDGNQLIPNFTREQACVSKGDQIVKSIAAASIIAKVTRDTMMEKYDAQYPQYGFAAHKGYGTKVHMDALTQYGATPIHRKSFAPVRNVL; from the coding sequence ATGAAAATTGCAACTTTTGAGAAGGAAAAAGCATATGGTGATGCCGGGTACGAGATGATTGTTGGTGTCGATGAGGTGGGACGCGGACCGTTGGCGGGGCCGGTGGTGACGGCGGCGTGTGTGATCAAAGATGTGGCGCACATTGCCTGTGACACGGATCGCGACAAAAGATGGGATCTCATCCGTGATTCCAAGCTTCTTAGCGAAAAGCAACGCAAGGAAGTGTACGCATTTATTGAAGAATTTTTTTATATCGGCATAGGGCTGAGCACGCCAGACACGATCGATCGGATCAATATTCTCCAAGCGACATTTCTCGCGATGAAAAAGGCGGTCGTCGATCTTGAGCGCGTGATCGATAAGGCGTGCGCATATGCTGATGCACAGCGGATGATCGTGCTCATTGATGGCAATCAATTGATCCCGAATTTTACACGTGAACAAGCATGTGTATCAAAGGGTGATCAGATCGTAAAATCGATTGCCGCCGCGTCGATCATCGCCAAAGTGACGCGGGACACAATGATGGAAAAATATGACGCGCAATATCCGCAGTATGGTTTTGCCGCGCACAAGGGCTATGGCACCAAGGTGCATATGGACGCACTCACACAGTATGGCGCAACACCGATCCACAGGAAAAGTTTCGCACCGGTAAGAAATGTGCTATAA
- the purL gene encoding phosphoribosylformylglycinamidine synthase, which produces MSVATAYSTNLVSVCRSCGLDKIMRIERSRRYVIPATTDRAYFIRTHHDRMTEMVYDEPLTTFDTGVVPEEVYTIPLIENGPDALCGIPGISMDEADRQFYYKHFVEEHGRNPTIVEIMDLNNANSEHSRHGFFKGKQIIDGEVKKETLFDLVTSTLVANPESSVIAFKDNSSVIEGYDIETIIPENPGFPSAFTHVQCTYLLLLTAETHNFPTGVAPFPGAETGTGGRIRDVQATGRGGFTIAGTAGYCVGNIHFPDHKVSGQYPCPSNLATALQIEIEASNGASDYGNKYGEPLIAGFTRSFDMMLESGERWGFIKPIMFTGGIGQMDARHTEKAEPEKGMLIVQVGGPAYRVGFGGGAASSMLQGENDAGLDFNAVQRGDAEMEQKMNRVIRACNEMGGKTIVEVIHDQGAGGPANVLKELVEKSGGKIEIRNIRVGDPTMSVLEIYVAEYQERNGFLIRPENREQFKAICEREKVGCEFLGEVTGDLRFIVNDAQDDSTPVDIALDKLLGGIPQKEFRDNSVDPKLVPLTIPESLTVWDALWTVLRLLSVGSKRFLTSKVDRSVTGLIAQQQCCGPLQLTVGDVAIVAQSHFGLTGMATAIGEQPIKMLVDPAAGARMSVGEALTNLVWASGVDLKKVKCSANWMWAPKLPGEGAAIYAAATAMRDVMIELGVAVDGGKDSLSMATIVEGKTVKSPRELVISVYAAIPDITRKVTPDIKRPGESVIFVIDPSMWKMRMGGSALAQALDQIGDESPDMDDPMLVKRMFHAVQELIDKDLILAGHDRSDGGIITTLLEMAFSGDCGLDVTMPGSGNALEMLFSEELGVVCECLQKDWKAVAEVLNSAGVPWAVIGDTIEERHIRISCNGDVVLDEEMRFLRQWWEETSHQFDRVQTNPVCAEQEYRNIVLCTAPQHVVPFTPCPTPTHIIKATEKPRVAILREEGSNGDREMTSAFYHAGFDVWDVMMTDLLEGKVKLDQFRGLVAVGGFSYADVPESAKGWAATIRCNTMLNKMFTDFYDRPDTFTLGVCNGCQLFALLGWVPWRGLSDEKQPRFVRNASGRFESRWSTVNIQSSPAIMLKGMEGSTLGVPIAHGEGRIYFPDPHIMYDVYNDDLIPIVYTDYEGSVDGEVSHSYPFNPNGSPMGIAGLCSPDGRHLAMMPHPERAFLLWQWQWMPERMKRKLKASPWLTMFQNAFDWCIKNTSI; this is translated from the coding sequence GTGAGTGTTGCGACAGCATATTCGACCAATCTGGTTTCTGTCTGCAGAAGTTGCGGATTGGATAAGATCATGCGTATTGAACGGTCGCGGAGATATGTTATCCCTGCAACGACCGACAGAGCATATTTTATCCGCACACATCACGATCGTATGACGGAGATGGTATATGATGAACCGCTTACGACGTTTGATACAGGCGTTGTGCCAGAGGAAGTGTATACGATTCCATTGATAGAAAATGGACCGGATGCACTGTGTGGTATCCCGGGTATTTCAATGGACGAAGCTGACCGTCAGTTTTACTACAAACATTTTGTAGAAGAGCACGGAAGGAATCCTACGATTGTTGAGATCATGGATCTCAACAATGCCAATTCAGAGCATTCTCGCCACGGTTTCTTTAAAGGGAAACAAATTATCGATGGCGAGGTAAAAAAGGAAACATTGTTTGATCTGGTGACCTCAACTCTCGTGGCAAATCCTGAGAGTTCGGTGATCGCGTTCAAGGACAATTCCAGTGTGATCGAGGGATATGACATTGAAACAATTATCCCGGAAAATCCTGGATTTCCTTCGGCATTCACGCACGTACAGTGCACGTATCTGCTTTTGCTGACAGCTGAAACACACAATTTTCCGACCGGTGTGGCTCCATTTCCCGGGGCCGAGACTGGAACAGGTGGGAGAATTCGTGATGTGCAGGCGACAGGGAGGGGCGGGTTTACCATTGCCGGTACAGCCGGTTATTGTGTGGGAAATATTCATTTTCCCGATCATAAGGTAAGTGGGCAATATCCTTGTCCGAGTAATCTGGCGACAGCATTGCAGATCGAGATCGAAGCGAGCAATGGAGCATCGGACTATGGAAACAAATATGGTGAGCCACTTATCGCCGGATTTACCAGATCGTTTGACATGATGTTGGAAAGCGGTGAGCGATGGGGTTTTATAAAACCCATTATGTTCACCGGTGGTATCGGTCAAATGGATGCACGGCATACTGAAAAGGCGGAACCGGAAAAAGGGATGCTGATCGTGCAAGTTGGCGGACCGGCGTATCGTGTCGGGTTTGGCGGCGGAGCGGCATCGAGCATGCTTCAAGGTGAAAATGATGCGGGACTGGATTTCAATGCGGTACAGCGCGGTGATGCGGAGATGGAACAAAAGATGAATCGTGTCATCCGTGCGTGCAATGAAATGGGAGGCAAAACCATCGTCGAGGTTATTCACGATCAAGGTGCCGGCGGACCTGCCAATGTTTTGAAAGAGTTGGTAGAAAAGTCAGGTGGCAAGATCGAGATACGCAACATTCGTGTTGGCGATCCGACGATGTCGGTTTTGGAAATCTACGTTGCGGAATATCAGGAGCGTAACGGTTTCTTGATTCGTCCGGAAAACAGAGAACAGTTCAAGGCAATTTGCGAGAGGGAAAAAGTGGGCTGTGAATTTTTGGGCGAAGTGACGGGAGACTTGCGTTTCATCGTCAATGATGCACAGGATGATTCAACGCCGGTAGATATTGCGTTGGATAAACTTTTGGGGGGTATCCCTCAAAAAGAGTTTCGGGACAATTCTGTTGACCCGAAATTGGTACCGCTTACTATTCCGGAAAGTCTTACCGTATGGGATGCTTTGTGGACGGTTCTACGTCTTCTTTCCGTCGGATCAAAACGGTTTTTGACCAGCAAGGTAGATCGTTCTGTAACGGGATTGATCGCGCAACAGCAATGTTGCGGTCCACTGCAATTGACAGTTGGTGATGTGGCAATTGTTGCTCAATCGCATTTTGGACTGACGGGAATGGCTACAGCAATCGGAGAACAGCCGATCAAGATGTTGGTGGATCCGGCTGCCGGTGCGCGGATGTCTGTAGGCGAAGCCTTGACCAATCTGGTGTGGGCGAGCGGCGTTGATCTGAAAAAGGTAAAATGTAGTGCCAACTGGATGTGGGCGCCAAAACTTCCCGGTGAAGGAGCGGCAATATATGCCGCCGCTACAGCAATGCGGGATGTCATGATCGAGTTGGGAGTCGCGGTAGATGGTGGTAAAGATAGTTTATCCATGGCCACCATAGTGGAAGGCAAAACAGTCAAGTCACCGCGTGAACTGGTGATCTCTGTTTATGCAGCCATACCTGACATCACGCGGAAAGTAACACCGGATATTAAACGTCCTGGTGAAAGCGTGATTTTTGTCATTGATCCTTCGATGTGGAAAATGCGTATGGGTGGATCAGCGTTGGCACAAGCACTGGATCAGATTGGCGATGAATCGCCGGATATGGATGATCCAATGCTCGTAAAACGGATGTTCCATGCCGTACAAGAACTCATCGATAAAGATCTCATTTTGGCCGGTCATGACAGAAGTGATGGTGGAATTATCACGACACTGCTGGAGATGGCTTTTTCCGGAGATTGTGGGCTGGATGTCACGATGCCGGGGAGTGGCAATGCTTTGGAAATGCTCTTTTCTGAGGAGCTTGGCGTCGTGTGTGAATGTTTGCAAAAGGATTGGAAAGCAGTTGCAGAAGTTTTGAATTCAGCCGGTGTGCCATGGGCGGTTATCGGTGACACTATCGAGGAGAGGCACATCAGAATCAGTTGTAATGGTGACGTCGTGCTCGATGAAGAAATGCGGTTTTTGAGACAATGGTGGGAAGAAACATCCCATCAGTTCGATCGAGTGCAAACCAATCCTGTGTGTGCTGAGCAAGAATACCGAAACATCGTTCTGTGTACGGCTCCACAGCATGTTGTTCCTTTTACCCCATGTCCGACGCCAACACACATTATAAAGGCGACGGAAAAACCGCGTGTAGCGATATTGCGTGAAGAGGGGAGTAACGGCGACCGAGAGATGACCTCCGCTTTTTATCACGCGGGATTTGACGTATGGGATGTCATGATGACGGATCTCTTGGAAGGCAAAGTGAAATTGGATCAATTCAGAGGACTTGTGGCTGTTGGTGGGTTTTCTTATGCCGACGTGCCGGAGAGTGCCAAAGGATGGGCGGCAACGATTCGGTGCAACACGATGCTCAACAAAATGTTTACGGACTTTTATGATCGTCCGGATACATTTACATTGGGTGTGTGCAACGGGTGTCAACTCTTTGCGCTTCTGGGATGGGTGCCATGGCGCGGTTTGTCTGATGAAAAGCAACCACGATTTGTGCGCAATGCCTCGGGTCGCTTTGAGTCCCGGTGGTCAACAGTGAACATTCAAAGCAGTCCGGCCATTATGCTGAAAGGTATGGAAGGATCTACGCTGGGTGTTCCGATCGCACACGGGGAGGGAAGGATATACTTTCCCGATCCGCACATCATGTATGATGTGTATAATGATGATCTGATCCCGATCGTCTACACGGACTATGAAGGAAGTGTTGATGGGGAAGTTTCTCATAGCTATCCTTTCAATCCCAATGGTTCGCCAATGGGCATCGCGGGCTTATGTTCACCGGATGGGCGACATCTTGCGATGATGCCACATCCTGAGAGAGCTTTTCTTTTGTGGCAGTGGCAATGGATGCCTGAGCGGATGAAACGCAAACTCAAAGCATCGCCGTGGCTCACAATGTTCCAAAATGCGTTTGACTGGTGCATAAAAAATACCAGCATATAA
- a CDS encoding DNA polymerase III subunit alpha → MSFTHLHVHSDHSLLNGLAKIDDLLDAAEKNGMTALALTDKSAVYGAVEFSVKAKERGIRPIIGTEILIAPGGMDKKTASLQSRKTNQLVLLAENEIGYKNLLKIITIAQLDGFYYKPRVDYDVLRTHHEGIIALSGNNSGEIGELLQNDGYEQAKEKALLYENIFGKDHFYLELNDHPNFPPQQKINEGLKKLSRDTKIPLVACGDVYYINKNDSDIHDVLLCIQMNRKVDDGDRPNMKQFDLSFRTEKELSAIFSDVPEAITNTTKIAARCTFELELGNTKLPSFPLPEGKTADDYLRDISEAGLVKKFGTNITSIQRKRMEYELDIIKKTGYASYFLIVQDFVNWAKNDGIVVGPGRGSAAGSFVSYLTGITNMDPIEYKLLFERFLNPERVSMPDVDMDFADDRRDDVLAYVRKTYGADHVAQIITFGTMAGRAAIRDAGRALNYPYNFCDQVAKLIPELTSIDKALAEVPDFKRLHKENSDARDLIDTARRLEGLCRHSSVHACGVVITDKPVVEYTAMQRVSGDDEATVTQYASSTKFSAVEKIGLLKMDFLGLKNLTIIQNTLRIVKKIHGRKIDIEQIPLDDVKTYKLLQSAHTTGVFQLESSGMKRYLKALKPTVLEDIIAMVALYRPGPMEWIPDFVDGKHGKKKVTYLHPKLEAILADTYGVAVYQEQVMRIAQDLAGFTLGEADILRKAMGKKIIKLIKEQKIKFVEGCVAHGVKKEIAEKVFAFIEPFAGYGFNRSHAACYGLIGYQTAYLKAHYPAEFMAALMTSDQGNTDRIAIEAAECRDMGITVLPPDINESFQEFAVIYDPADIKKKNPRIRFGLNAIKNVGRPVAREIVEERKRGGKYRDLSDLCTRITIRDLNKKSLDALAMVGAFDSFASRDDILATMDTILAFVKDLRSSTQTNQHSLFGTELLSRAEIKLKKGIDSGKRQHLAWEKQLIGLYISDHPSNEYRDFLDYMCTPLNDLKKDKANKMISIGGIIIAIKIILTKSGKNMAFVTLEDGKSTTECLIFPKMLEEHKDLLVEGKAVVMKGNLSDKDDELKFIANEIEEIVPEKNDYAKSIMSTRKKYGDTKESITKKKEEKNTLLTKTKLFITLPDNSTYETIAQIKEILDTCESGNAHVFLIHNGQKMRTSYIITFTDACKAKLCTIVDASAITQE, encoded by the coding sequence ATGTCATTCACGCATCTTCATGTCCATTCCGATCATTCTCTCTTAAACGGTCTTGCAAAGATCGATGATCTGTTAGACGCGGCAGAAAAAAACGGCATGACAGCACTCGCACTCACAGACAAAAGTGCAGTGTATGGCGCAGTGGAGTTTTCCGTCAAAGCAAAGGAACGCGGCATTCGCCCGATCATCGGCACAGAGATCCTCATAGCACCCGGTGGCATGGATAAAAAAACCGCCTCCCTCCAATCACGCAAAACCAATCAGCTCGTACTTCTTGCCGAAAATGAGATCGGTTATAAAAATCTCCTCAAGATCATCACGATCGCACAGCTCGACGGCTTTTATTACAAACCACGCGTAGACTATGATGTATTGCGCACGCACCACGAAGGAATCATCGCTCTCTCCGGCAACAACTCCGGCGAGATCGGTGAGCTCCTCCAAAACGATGGCTATGAACAAGCCAAGGAAAAAGCACTCCTCTATGAGAATATCTTTGGTAAAGATCATTTTTATCTTGAACTCAACGACCATCCGAATTTTCCACCGCAACAAAAGATCAATGAAGGACTGAAAAAACTGAGTCGTGATACAAAAATTCCACTTGTTGCTTGCGGTGATGTCTACTATATCAATAAAAACGACAGCGATATCCACGATGTGCTTTTATGTATTCAAATGAATCGCAAGGTGGATGACGGAGACCGACCGAATATGAAACAGTTTGACCTCTCATTTCGCACAGAAAAAGAACTGTCTGCGATCTTTTCCGATGTGCCCGAAGCGATCACAAACACAACAAAGATTGCCGCACGATGCACGTTTGAATTGGAACTCGGTAACACCAAACTGCCGTCCTTTCCTCTGCCGGAGGGGAAAACCGCCGATGACTACCTGCGCGACATTTCTGAGGCAGGCCTCGTCAAAAAATTCGGCACGAATATCACCAGCATCCAGCGCAAGCGCATGGAATATGAATTGGATATCATCAAAAAAACCGGCTATGCCTCCTACTTCCTCATCGTGCAAGATTTCGTCAACTGGGCAAAAAACGATGGGATCGTCGTCGGTCCGGGACGCGGATCTGCCGCCGGATCGTTTGTGTCCTATCTCACCGGTATCACCAACATGGACCCGATCGAGTACAAACTTCTCTTTGAGCGTTTCTTGAATCCTGAGCGCGTCTCCATGCCTGATGTTGATATGGACTTTGCAGACGATCGTCGGGACGATGTGTTGGCATATGTGCGCAAAACATATGGCGCAGATCATGTGGCGCAGATCATCACATTCGGAACAATGGCCGGCCGTGCCGCCATACGTGATGCCGGACGCGCATTGAACTATCCATATAATTTTTGCGATCAAGTGGCAAAACTCATCCCCGAGCTTACATCGATTGACAAAGCACTGGCAGAAGTACCGGATTTCAAGCGTCTCCATAAGGAAAATTCCGATGCACGCGACCTCATTGATACCGCCAGACGCTTGGAGGGTTTGTGCCGTCACTCTTCCGTACATGCATGCGGCGTTGTGATCACAGACAAACCCGTTGTAGAATACACCGCAATGCAACGCGTCTCCGGTGATGATGAAGCAACAGTGACGCAATATGCATCCAGCACCAAATTCTCCGCCGTCGAAAAGATCGGGCTACTCAAAATGGACTTCTTGGGACTCAAAAACCTTACGATCATCCAAAACACCCTCCGCATTGTCAAAAAGATCCACGGACGCAAGATCGACATCGAGCAAATCCCTCTTGACGATGTTAAAACATACAAACTCTTACAAAGCGCGCATACCACCGGCGTATTTCAATTGGAATCCAGTGGCATGAAACGCTATCTCAAAGCACTCAAGCCAACTGTATTGGAAGATATTATCGCAATGGTTGCTCTCTATCGTCCGGGACCGATGGAATGGATCCCTGATTTCGTCGATGGCAAGCACGGCAAGAAAAAAGTAACCTATCTCCACCCCAAGCTGGAAGCGATCCTCGCTGACACCTATGGCGTTGCCGTCTATCAAGAACAAGTCATGCGTATCGCACAGGATTTGGCAGGATTCACACTGGGAGAAGCGGACATCTTGCGCAAGGCGATGGGCAAAAAGATCATCAAACTCATCAAAGAGCAAAAGATCAAATTTGTCGAAGGATGTGTTGCTCATGGTGTGAAAAAAGAGATCGCAGAAAAAGTCTTTGCGTTCATCGAACCATTCGCCGGTTATGGATTCAATCGTTCGCATGCGGCGTGCTATGGTCTCATCGGTTATCAGACCGCCTATCTCAAAGCGCACTATCCAGCAGAATTCATGGCCGCGCTCATGACATCCGACCAAGGCAACACCGACCGCATCGCGATCGAGGCCGCCGAGTGTCGCGATATGGGCATTACCGTCCTTCCACCCGATATCAATGAAAGTTTCCAGGAGTTTGCCGTGATCTATGATCCCGCCGACATAAAAAAGAAAAATCCGCGCATCCGCTTCGGACTCAATGCGATCAAAAACGTCGGACGTCCTGTTGCGCGCGAAATTGTCGAAGAGCGCAAACGCGGTGGAAAATATAGAGATCTCTCCGACCTCTGCACACGCATTACCATCCGCGATCTCAACAAAAAATCACTTGACGCTCTGGCGATGGTTGGCGCGTTCGACAGTTTTGCATCACGCGATGATATCCTTGCTACCATGGACACCATTCTCGCATTTGTCAAAGACTTGCGTTCCAGCACACAGACCAATCAGCATTCCCTTTTTGGCACCGAACTCCTCTCGCGCGCAGAGATCAAACTCAAAAAAGGCATCGACTCCGGCAAAAGACAACACCTCGCATGGGAGAAACAACTCATCGGTCTATACATCTCCGATCACCCATCCAACGAATACCGCGATTTCCTCGACTATATGTGTACACCACTCAATGATCTCAAAAAAGACAAAGCAAATAAAATGATCTCGATCGGTGGCATCATCATCGCGATCAAAATCATCCTGACAAAAAGTGGAAAAAATATGGCATTTGTCACACTCGAAGACGGCAAAAGCACAACGGAATGTCTGATTTTTCCCAAGATGCTGGAAGAACACAAAGACCTCCTCGTAGAAGGCAAGGCTGTTGTGATGAAAGGAAATCTTTCCGACAAAGACGATGAACTCAAATTTATCGCCAACGAGATCGAAGAGATCGTACCGGAAAAAAATGACTACGCAAAAAGCATCATGAGTACCCGCAAAAAATACGGTGACACAAAAGAAAGCATCACAAAAAAGAAGGAAGAAAAAAATACCCTTCTCACCAAAACCAAATTATTTATCACCCTCCCCGACAACAGCACCTACGAGACCATCGCGCAGATCAAAGAAATTCTCGATACCTGCGAGAGTGGCAATGCTCATGTATTTCTCATCCACAACGGACAAAAAATGCGCACATCCTATATCATCACATTTACCGACGCATGCAAAGCAAAACTGTGCACGATCGTTGACGCGTCAGCAATTACGCAGGAATAA